CCCTAACATTAATATTGCTGTGGCTGTAGCAATGGATGACGGTGGCTTAATTACGCCAGTGCTGCAAAACGCCGACAAATTAGATATCTATTCACTTTCTCGCAATTGGAAGTCTTTAGTAGACCGTGCCAGAGCCAAGCAGTTACAACCAGAGGAATATAACAGCGGCACGTTTACGCTGTCAAATTTAGGGATGTTTGGCGTAGACCGTTTCGATGCTATTTTACCCCCAGGACAAGGAGCAATTTTAGCGATCGGTGCGTCGCGTCCCCAGGTTGTAGCTACAGCTGATGGAATGTTGGGCGTGCGCCAGCAAATGCAGGTCAATATGACCAGCGACCACCGGATTATTTACGGCGCTCATGCAGCAGCGTTCTTGCAAGATTTGGCAAAGTTAATTGAAACGAACGCTCAGTCTTTGACAATGTAGTCTATCTCGCACTCTTGCGACTGTAAGTCGCGACTACACAAACTAAGTCTGCCTGCGCAGACTGATGCGATCGCAATTCTCGATTGCGTGCGTGACAGTAGTAGGGGCGCACAGCTTTGCGCCCCTACTTATTATGTGTTGTACCCAATTGAAAACCTCTATAAAATGGCAGTTTTAGCCCGCGCAGGCGGGTTTTGTCTGTGTAGCAGCGAATTCTATTCGCCCAAACTCTTAACATTATCTACCGATCGCCAACCACTCCAAAGTAGAGACAATCGGGCATTCATTATTCAAAATAGTGAAAGTGAACCAAGAAGTAGGGAACAAAATCAAGTCACAAGTCGCAATTAATTCCGAATTCCGAATTTTCTCTCCACGCACCACGCACCACTCATATGTTAGATCTGATTAGCTCAGGGTTGGTTGGTTTTTGGCTAGGTGTGGCAGGGATACACCCTGAAGCATCAGCAGCATGGGAATTATTGGCGCTACAAACTGCTCCGGCACTAGTGCTTAACTCAGTACCAGATAGCGTGGCGGCGACAACCTTGCAGCAGTATTTACAAGGGTTGAAAACCAAAGGAATAACCAGCCCCGAGCAGGGAATTTGGATACAGTCGGGACCGTTACTACTGAGCGAAAATAACGGTCGAGTTCCCTTACCGGCTGCCTCGTTGACGAAAATAGCTACATCCCTAGCTGCGTTAAAAACTTGGGGAGCAAACCACCGCTTCCAAACGCTGATTAGTGCCGCAGGACCGATTCAAAAAGGAGTTCTAGAAGGAGATTTAATCGTTACAGGCGGAGGAGATCCGCTGTTTGTTTGGGAGGAAGCGATCGCCCTGGGGAATAGTCTGAATCGATTGGGAATTTCTCGCGTTACGGGCAATTTGGTAGTGACTGGTAATTTTGCCATGAACTATCAATCCGATCCCCTCAAGGCTGGAGAACTGCTCAAACAAGGACTGGATGCCTCTACCTGGAAAGCTGCTGCTAAAATGCAATACTCTACCTTACCTCCAGGTACGCCAAAACCGCGTGTCTCGATCGCCGGAACCGTACAAGTTGCTGCGATCGCCAATCCCAAGCAAATCTTATTACTACGTCATCATTCTTTATCTTTGGCACAAATTCTGAAGGAAATGAATGTTTACAGTAATAACGAAATGGCACAGATGTTAGGGCAAATGTTAGGTGGAGCGCCAAGCGTGCGCCAAATAGCGGCAACAACCACGGGAGTGCCAGACTCAGAAATTTTGTTGGGTAATACTTCTGGACTAGGGATGGAAAATCAAATTTCTCCCAGGGCAGCTTGTGCGATGTTTATGGCAGTACAACGAGAATTACTTCCCTATAAACTGAGCGTTGCTGACTTATTCCCCGTATCGGGACGCGATCGCCGAGGTACGCTAGAACTACGCCACGTCCCTGCGGGTGCTGTCGTCAAAACCGGAACCCTGAACGAAGTCAGCGCCTTAGCAGGAGTTTTACCCACCCGCGATCGCGGTTTGGTTTGGTTTGTCATTATCAATAGAGGATGGCAGCTTGAAAGTCTGCGCGCAGGACAAGACAAATTCCTGCAAAATCTTCTCCATGAATGGCACGCCTCCCCCGTCATTCCTACCGCGATCGCTCCCCACGCGATCGGCGTTACCCCTACTCCCCTGGGTGCAGCGAGTCGAAACGAGATTTTGTACAAGGGATGACAGTTATCAGTGTAGAGACGTTACATGTAACGTCTGTACTTATCAGTTATCAACGACCAATGACAAATGACAAATGACCAATTCAACAATCAACTTTTGTAACCAATTCAGCTCGATCTTGTTTTAAATTTGCAAACAAACCTTAATTTTCTGTAATTCTGCTTTAGGATCGGCATGAGTAAAGCTAAGAGGCAAGAGGTGAAAAACAAACAGTCAGTTCTTTCCTACTCCCTACTCCCTACTCCCTACTCCCTACTCCCTAACAATGCGCATTTTAGTTGTAGAGGATGACGAGTTTATCGCTAATGCCCTAGATTTGGTGCTATCCGAGCAAAATTATGCTGTAGAAATAGCAGCCGATGGCGAATCAGGGTGGGAACTAGTTCAAGCTTACGAATATGACCTGATCCTGTTAGATGTCATGTTGCCAAAGTTGGACGGAATTGAACTGTGCCGTCGCGTGCGATCGCAGGGTTACAAAATGCCAATTTTGTTGCTGACCGGACGAGATAGCAGTCACGATAAGGCAATCGGCTTAGATGCTGGTGCAGATGATTATCTGGTCAAACCCTTTGACCAAGAAGAATTATTTGCCCGCGTGCGAGCTTTATTGCGGCGTGGAAATACGAGTGTTTCGCCAGTATTAGAGTGGGGAGAGCTACGACTCGACCCGAGTAGCTGTGAAGTGACTTATAGCGGGCGATCGCTACAATTGACTCCCAAAGAGTACGCCTTGCTAGAACTGTTTTTACGGAACAATCGCCGGGTTTTCAGTTGCAGCGCCATCTTGGATCGTGTTTGGTCGTTTGATAAAACTCCAGGGGAAGAAGCCGTAAGGACGCAAATTAAAGGACTGCGGCAGAAATTAAAAGCAGTTGGCGCACCCGCAGATGCGATCGAAACCGTCTACGGGATCGGCTATCGTCTTAAGTCGCCATCGGTCAATAAACTCACAATACCATCATCTGAAGAGCCAAGCGAGCAGACGCGACAACAAACTCTTACGGCTTTAGCAGGAGTATGGGAGCGATTTCAGGGTAGGGTAAACGAGCAGGTAACGCTATTAGAACAAGCTACAACTCAAATCTTGCCAGCTCAACTGACAGTAGAGCAACGTCACCATGCAGAACAAGCTGCTCACACTTTAGCAGGTTCTTTAGGTACTTTTGGTTTTGCCACAGGTTCGCAACTAGCACGGAAAATCGAACGTAGTTTGCGAGCCAAAAAGCCGATGAGTCAAACAGAAACAAAGCATTTGCGAGAACTCGTAGCGGCTTTACGCCGCTCGATAGAACTAACTCCTCCCGAACTGACAACACCCGTCGTAGTTAAACAAGAGTTGCCGCAATTGTTAATCTTCAATAGCGATCGCCATTTGGCAGAGCCATTGATCGAAGAAGCGGGAGTGTGGGGCATTCAAGCAGAAATAGCCACTCACCTAGAATCAGCTAGGAAAGCGATCGCTTTATCGCCACCTCAAGTCGTATTACTCGATCTTGATGGCAATACAGCAGACAGCTTAGCACTCCTAGTCGAACTTAAACATCGCTATCCCTCCTTGCCCGTTCTCGTCCATAGCGATCGAGATAATTTGATGACGCGACTTGAAGTTGCCCGTTGTGGCGGACATGCCTTTTTACCCAAGCCCGTACCGCCAGCCCAAGTTTTACAGGCAGTCACCCAATTACTACCAAAGGAAGCGACAGCAGCTAAGGTGATGGTAGTGGATGACGATCCTCAGATCCTGGCTACCCTACGCAGCCTGCTAGAACCGTGGGGTTTGAGGACGATTTGTATCGAAGATCCGCGTCGTTTTTGGGAAACACTAGAAGCCTCAGCTCCAGATTTGCTCATTTTAGATATCAATATGCCCCATCTCAGCGGCTTAGAGCTGTGTCAGATCGTGCGCCAAGATTCGCACTGGTGCGGATTGCCAATTTTATTTCTGACTGCCTACAGCGATGCCAATACGGTAAATCAAGTGTTTGCAGTTGGGGCGGATGATTTTGTCAGCAAGCCGATTGTTGGACCGGAACTCGTAAACCGAATCATGAATCGGCTCGATCGGATCGAACTTTTGCGCAACTTAGCAGAAATTGACCCGCTGACGGGAGTTGCTAATCGCCATAAATCTACTCAAGACTTAGAACGCTTGCTAAATCTAGCAAAGCGGCATCATCAACCCCTCTGTTTGGCAGTTTTAGATATCGATCGCTTTAAGCTAGTCAACGATACCTGCGGTCATGCAGTGGGCGATGCGGTGTTACGTCAGCTGGGACAGTGGTTACTGCATTCGTTGCGTCGAGAAGATATAGTAGCTCGTTGGGGTGGTGAAGAATTCATCTGCGGTTTGTACGGTATGACCAGCCAAGACGGAGTACAGCGATTGACAGATATCTCGATCGGATGGCAGCAACAGCAGTCTACACACCCTCAATGCAACATACCCATCACCTTTAGCGCTGGAATTGCCCATTACCCGCAACACGGTGCAGATCTAGAAACTTTGTATCGTGCAGCAGATAAAGCTCTTTATCGCGCCAAGAAAAATGGGCGCGGGCGTGTGGTTGCATCTAAGGAGACAGTGACCAGTGACCAGTTATCAGTGGCTAGTGATTAGTGGCTAGTGACAAGAATTGAGTCTAGTCACTAGCCACCAGCCACCAGCCACCAGCCACTCACCAATGACCAATGACAGCCAAACGCATATTAGTAGTTGACAACGAACCATATATCCAAGAGGTTGCCCAAATTTGTTTGGAGATGGTAGCGGGTTGGCAAGTTAGCACGGCTAGTTCTGGTAGCGAGTGTTTGACCAAAGCCGCAGCCGAACAACCCGATGCTATCCTCCTTGATGTGATGATGCCTGAGATGGATGGATTAACAACTTATAAAGAGTTGCAGGCAAACAAAGCAACAAAACATATTCCCGTGATTTTCTTGACTGCCAAGGTACAACCAGCCGATCGCCGCCGCTACGCTCTGTTAGGTATGAAAGATGCGATCGCCAAACCCTTCGATCCTCTTCAGCTAGCCTCTCAAGTCGCTACTACTTTGGGCTGGAATTAAATCATTACAATTCGCTACTACTCGTCGATAACTGACAACTGTACGGGCGGGTTTAGCAAGCTAGATTGACCACCAAAGCGATAAATTTTGGCTCAAAACCCGCCCCTACGATAACCGCTCGCTGTTTCCTCACAAGTTCCTCAAATTGTCAGCTTATTCTAACAATAGAAGCAGATCGGTTACCCTCAGATATGAGAAACCGAATTCTGCTTGCTCAGCACCAATCCTGTAAGAACAGATTTAACAAACTCATTCGCAATTTTTCACAATTTCATAGATATTTCAGCAAGACCCAACAACTAACAACCAACAACTAATTTTGGAGACTTGCCCATGAGTACGCGAGAAGAAGCAAGAGAGGCAATGACGCAGCAGCGCCAGCAGGAAGAAAATTTGCAGCAGTCTATGTTGCAGCGTACAGAAGCAGAGTTAGCTGACTCTGGAGATTCGGAAATCCAACAAACAGCCAGAGAACGCATGACCGAACAAAGGCAACAAGAAGAACATCTCCAGCAGTCTATGTTAAGCCGTTCTGCTGCTGAGGTAGGTCTACCCACCCAAACAGACCCATCTGTTCAAACGCAATAGCTTGCTAGTGAATTTTAGTTGAATTAGGAGGGAAAAATATGTCGCTCAGTAGAACATCACGGCAAGTCGTACAGTTTGTATGGAATGCTTTAGCACAACTGGTAACTTATTTAGGAGCTGCGGTTAAGCGAATTTTTGCTCCGAACGACGACCAGTATCCAAATACAGGAGTTCAGCCTTTTGAAGGTGATATCAACGATAAAAAACACCGTTCTAAAGCATAGTAAATGCAGAGACATTAAAGGTTAGAAATTAGGGGTTAAGACGATAAAAATAATTCCTGTACAGACGAGTTTTGTAGGAAGATTGTTGTCACTAACCATCGAGACTTTACTAAACCCGCCCCTACGGTTTCTGACTGCTGTAGGAGCGGGTTTCGCGTGAAGATTATTGCTGTAAACTGCCAATTTTTTGCTAAACCCATCCCTACGATAACTGATGCGATCGCCTAACAAATTTAGGTTTTTGTCTGCAAACTAACAGACATCCATACGGTTTTCATTATATTGTGTCAATCTATCTTTTGATAGAGAATCTCTTGACCAATGGTCGAGATGCAACTAACTAACAGGCTTGATTACAAGAAGAACGGTTGAAGCAAAATAGTTGTGATTATTTGCCATCGCTTAGCCAGAGTGAATTGTGCTGCCACAATAGGAAAAATAGTTTACATCAGTTCATATTTTTGTTAACAAACTTAACTAGAAGTTTTAAAAAATTTTTATTTTCTCACAAGTTCCTCATATTTATCACTTAGATTAAAACTACGACGATTTATGCAGATTTTAGAGATTGATAGATTGAGGTATAAAAAATGACTAAAGCAGTTGTGAACTTAACATTACCAATGGTTGTCGAACACATTGAAACTGCGTTAGAGGATTATCCTCATTACCCCTATCAAAAAGCTTTTGCAATTCCAGACTTACGCCAAAAATTGATCGCTTATATTTTAAGCAGAGTTGCTAACTCCTATACAGTTTTGGAAGAAGGAGAAAATTGCACTACTTTCGGAGATTGTAGTTCTTACCGAAAATTGCAGATCGAAAACTTAGCAAAGCAAGGAATTCAAGAGATATTACAGCAATATTGGGAATGGATCGTTCATCATATTCCTTCAGAAACGGAATCTGGATTAGCACCTTCCCACTGGTTTGGTTAGAGTCAGTTCTGAATTCTAAATTTTGAATTTGGAATTGTGACGATGTGCCTCCGATAGATCTGCATAAATAGACTCAATCTTGCTGCTGTACGTCAGTTTCCACACTTTCACCCCAATCATTAGCTATGTCTACACCAACTTGTCCTTGTTGTTCTCAAACATTACTACGCCACATTAGTGCTAAAGGCATTTATTGGTTTTGTCCGGCTTGCTATCAAGAAATGCCAACCTTAATTACAGAGGTTCTCGCAAGACGAAATCGAGAATTATTGACACTCAAAGTCTAATCGTCATTTCAACCGAGTTTAACTTGACTCAGAAGGAAATATTTTTTGAATCTGCTCTTTAATTCCAGCTAAATCGATGTAGAGATCGGCAACATTGATCAGACTATCACTAGTCATAGACCGAAGACTGACGACCTCTACCCGTACACCTTGATAAGAAACTGCATCAACTGCATAGGCAAGATCTCCATTTCCACTAACTAAAACGGCTGTATTATAACAGCCAGCTAGGGTCATCATATCAACGGCTATTTCTACATCTAACTTTGCTTTTTTAGAACCGTCAGGAAATTGAATTAAGTCTTTACTAACGACGCGATAACCATTACGACGCATCCAAAGTAAGAAACCTTGTTGTTTATCGTTGATCGGATCGACACCCGTGTAGAAGAAAGCACGTAAGAGAGGGGCTTCTGCTGTTAACAGGCACAGCAGTTTAGTATAGTCTATTTCAATTCCTAGTTGTAAAGCAGCATAGAAGAGGCTAGAGCCATCGATAAAAATAGCGACTCGACCCCGACTGAAGGTATCTAATAGCTCACCGTTAGAGTGTGTGTTAGCCTCCTCGTAGGGGTTGATCTCTTTCTTCATCTGTCTGGTCAAGATTTTGCTGCGATCGAGAACTTCATCTTGTGTTATCTCTTGATAAAAAGTCATTGATACCTCAGAATTTGGAGATTGAGTTTGACTAGAACGATAGCAAAATGTAATAACTTACTTATACTAAAACGACCTGTATCGAACCAGCTTACTAGTACAGGTATTGCTAATTTGGATTAAATTGTAACAAGCTAATCTGACTTGGTTAGCACGGTCATAATATATAAACACAATATATAAACACAAATGTAAGAGGTAACTGTCTGGTAAAATTCACAGACTTTAAATCTAATCTGAAACTTTAACAATTAGCAGGCTCAATCCATTGTCATTTAATACTCTTAGTTAGTTAGGTATATCTAATTCAAAACGAATTGCTACATACGATACATAATCGATCGCTACAAGCGATCCAAAATTAACAGTTAAGGATAAAAAGTTGAATATTCATATAAATAAAACAATTTCTTTATTTCTTTATTCATAAATTAAAATGGCTTAATTTTTCTTAAGAATAAAGGCTGAGTTTGTCTTCAAAGGGAGCAGATCGCCTTTTAGAGATTGCTACTTAAATCTTGTCGTCGGAAAATTATCATATCTTTGCCCACAACTGGACTACGAGCGATTATATTTCCTTTGGGATCGATCGCCTCCAAGCGACTGAAATCGAGTTCTCTGGATCTTTCTAGCATTTGAGCTGCTAATTTGTCTTGCTCGGAAGACGGGAGATCGTACCAGTCATCGCCAAGCGTGAGTACCAAATTGCTACCCCCAAAATTGGGTTGAATAGACTGTATTAATCCATCCGCAACGCGATCGCTAATTTCTTCAACTTGCTTTTGAATTGAGGCGACTAAAATCTCCTCTGGTGTCAGTTGTGCAACTAGGGTAGGCATTGACTCAGGAGGTGTGACAGTCTTTACTGGCTGCGGTACATCGGTTGCAGTTAACTCACTAGGAATAGCTATTTTTGGTTCAACTTCCACTGCGGAAGATGGTTCATCTGTAAGGGAAGGAGTCGTAACCTTTGGCGGTTCCGGTGTGGAAGGAGGCGTTGTCGCGATTGGTATTTCCCGTTCAGAAGCAGGAGTTGTAGTAACTGCTGGTAGTTCTGGTGCTGTAGGGGAAGGAATTGCTGTAACTGCTGGTAGTTCTGGTGCTGTAGGGGAAGGAATTGCTGTAACTGCTGGTAGTTCCGATCTGGGAGTAGGAGCAACTGCAACCTCTGTAGGGTTACCTGAAAATAGATTTGAGGTTGTCAGCACCAAAACTACTACAACTCCTGCCATAATTCCGGTCAAAGCAGAGTTAGACAGCTTACCTGAAAGATTTGCTGGTAGCACAGAGCGAATTTTTCCCAAAACAGAACCCCAGCCATCTTGTAAAGGTTCCCACCAACTTGCTTCAGTCGTGGTTGTGGGTTCAGCTTCTAGTTGAGCGATCGCTCCTTCTATAACTCCGATTGTGCCACGCAGCAGTTTAATTGTTTGTGTTTTTACCGCTGCTTGAAAGGAATTTGCTTTTGGCTTACGT
This window of the Chroococcidiopsis thermalis PCC 7203 genome carries:
- a CDS encoding D-alanyl-D-alanine carboxypeptidase, which translates into the protein MLDLISSGLVGFWLGVAGIHPEASAAWELLALQTAPALVLNSVPDSVAATTLQQYLQGLKTKGITSPEQGIWIQSGPLLLSENNGRVPLPAASLTKIATSLAALKTWGANHRFQTLISAAGPIQKGVLEGDLIVTGGGDPLFVWEEAIALGNSLNRLGISRVTGNLVVTGNFAMNYQSDPLKAGELLKQGLDASTWKAAAKMQYSTLPPGTPKPRVSIAGTVQVAAIANPKQILLLRHHSLSLAQILKEMNVYSNNEMAQMLGQMLGGAPSVRQIAATTTGVPDSEILLGNTSGLGMENQISPRAACAMFMAVQRELLPYKLSVADLFPVSGRDRRGTLELRHVPAGAVVKTGTLNEVSALAGVLPTRDRGLVWFVIINRGWQLESLRAGQDKFLQNLLHEWHASPVIPTAIAPHAIGVTPTPLGAASRNEILYKG
- a CDS encoding response regulator, whose protein sequence is MTAKRILVVDNEPYIQEVAQICLEMVAGWQVSTASSGSECLTKAAAEQPDAILLDVMMPEMDGLTTYKELQANKATKHIPVIFLTAKVQPADRRRYALLGMKDAIAKPFDPLQLASQVATTLGWN
- a CDS encoding response regulator — its product is MRILVVEDDEFIANALDLVLSEQNYAVEIAADGESGWELVQAYEYDLILLDVMLPKLDGIELCRRVRSQGYKMPILLLTGRDSSHDKAIGLDAGADDYLVKPFDQEELFARVRALLRRGNTSVSPVLEWGELRLDPSSCEVTYSGRSLQLTPKEYALLELFLRNNRRVFSCSAILDRVWSFDKTPGEEAVRTQIKGLRQKLKAVGAPADAIETVYGIGYRLKSPSVNKLTIPSSEEPSEQTRQQTLTALAGVWERFQGRVNEQVTLLEQATTQILPAQLTVEQRHHAEQAAHTLAGSLGTFGFATGSQLARKIERSLRAKKPMSQTETKHLRELVAALRRSIELTPPELTTPVVVKQELPQLLIFNSDRHLAEPLIEEAGVWGIQAEIATHLESARKAIALSPPQVVLLDLDGNTADSLALLVELKHRYPSLPVLVHSDRDNLMTRLEVARCGGHAFLPKPVPPAQVLQAVTQLLPKEATAAKVMVVDDDPQILATLRSLLEPWGLRTICIEDPRRFWETLEASAPDLLILDINMPHLSGLELCQIVRQDSHWCGLPILFLTAYSDANTVNQVFAVGADDFVSKPIVGPELVNRIMNRLDRIELLRNLAEIDPLTGVANRHKSTQDLERLLNLAKRHHQPLCLAVLDIDRFKLVNDTCGHAVGDAVLRQLGQWLLHSLRREDIVARWGGEEFICGLYGMTSQDGVQRLTDISIGWQQQQSTHPQCNIPITFSAGIAHYPQHGADLETLYRAADKALYRAKKNGRGRVVASKETVTSDQLSVASD
- a CDS encoding NYN domain-containing protein, whose product is MTFYQEITQDEVLDRSKILTRQMKKEINPYEEANTHSNGELLDTFSRGRVAIFIDGSSLFYAALQLGIEIDYTKLLCLLTAEAPLLRAFFYTGVDPINDKQQGFLLWMRRNGYRVVSKDLIQFPDGSKKAKLDVEIAVDMMTLAGCYNTAVLVSGNGDLAYAVDAVSYQGVRVEVVSLRSMTSDSLINVADLYIDLAGIKEQIQKIFPSESS